In Spirobacillus cienkowskii, a genomic segment contains:
- a CDS encoding LysM peptidoglycan-binding domain-containing protein, translating to MLTTLKKIILIFLATFIVISCSTTTTTSDEQPNVVNSVQASEPEQQEKKVAISLDYSEGLVPPTNQGVLMPYYVQDGDNLIKIAKKIYGDRKLWKKISEINNLIDPHKIYAGDVIYYEANEQSKLFAQTYEGAPKAKIIVKKGDTLTKISKVIYGKTKDWRVLWKENPHILNPDKIKEGVEIYFRSKVITSHAYSIINLNNNIKNLELKNKQSDEKKTSMINKEYLEKIDKDKEEINLNKD from the coding sequence ATGCTTACAACTTTAAAAAAAATTATCTTAATTTTTTTAGCTACTTTCATTGTGATTTCGTGTAGTACAACCACTACCACATCTGATGAGCAGCCTAATGTTGTAAATAGTGTTCAAGCATCAGAACCTGAACAACAAGAAAAAAAAGTAGCCATCTCTTTAGACTATTCTGAAGGCTTAGTGCCTCCAACTAATCAGGGAGTACTAATGCCATATTATGTTCAGGATGGAGATAATTTAATTAAAATAGCAAAGAAAATTTATGGTGATAGAAAGCTTTGGAAAAAAATATCAGAAATTAATAATTTAATTGATCCCCACAAAATTTATGCTGGAGACGTTATATATTACGAAGCAAATGAGCAATCAAAACTTTTTGCCCAAACTTATGAAGGTGCTCCAAAAGCAAAAATTATTGTTAAAAAGGGTGATACTTTAACAAAAATTTCAAAAGTAATTTATGGGAAAACTAAAGACTGGAGAGTTTTGTGGAAAGAAAACCCTCATATTTTAAATCCCGATAAAATTAAAGAAGGTGTCGAAATTTACTTTAGATCTAAAGTAATTACATCTCATGCGTATTCAATTATTAATTTAAATAATAATATTAAAAATTTAGAATTAAAAAACAAGCAAAGTGATGAGAAAAAAACGTCAATGATAAATAAAGAATATCTTGAAAAAATTGATAAGGATAAAGAAGAAATTAATCTAAATAAAGATTAA
- a CDS encoding NDP-sugar synthase, which produces MTSVSKTEIDKFIPIVLCAGFGTRLKPLTNYIPKVVCPIINKPAAFINIEIFFKFGFPKVYCNTHYLDHITKQEIILAAKFYGYDPARIEFFYEEEILETGGGIARIFHELSKNNKKNSKRNVIVVSGDIIANFPIQQMIKAWQNKNCEDYALMCTKKINFPRKDTTWISKDSNYIQGFGENFLLKNASNATVFTNHQIIGYELLNQVPIEKKSSIEIYYKNAITQDKKVINLNYPKNKYWFDIGTPKSYKECLNFFENKLKPKKQNYFQNNLINFCFQSPNFFKDKLNLYETKELSPNNILISFRDIDSNLSSKKIFNFDSNQTEYNFSFLL; this is translated from the coding sequence ATGACTAGCGTTAGTAAAACTGAAATTGACAAATTTATCCCAATTGTTTTGTGTGCTGGTTTTGGAACTCGTCTAAAGCCATTAACAAACTATATTCCTAAAGTTGTTTGTCCAATAATTAATAAGCCAGCTGCATTTATTAATATCGAAATTTTTTTTAAGTTTGGCTTTCCAAAAGTCTATTGTAATACACATTATTTAGATCATATTACAAAACAAGAGATTATTCTTGCGGCAAAATTTTATGGTTACGATCCTGCTCGTATTGAATTTTTTTATGAAGAAGAAATACTTGAAACAGGAGGAGGAATTGCTAGAATTTTTCATGAATTATCAAAAAATAATAAGAAAAATTCAAAACGAAATGTCATCGTTGTATCTGGTGACATTATTGCAAATTTTCCAATTCAACAAATGATTAAAGCATGGCAAAATAAAAATTGCGAAGATTATGCATTAATGTGCACAAAAAAAATTAATTTTCCAAGAAAAGATACTACATGGATTTCTAAAGACTCAAATTATATTCAAGGATTTGGAGAAAATTTCTTATTAAAAAATGCAAGCAATGCAACTGTATTTACAAATCACCAAATAATTGGCTATGAATTATTAAATCAAGTACCAATCGAAAAAAAGTCTAGCATTGAAATTTATTACAAAAATGCAATAACACAAGATAAAAAAGTTATAAATTTAAACTATCCTAAAAATAAGTACTGGTTTGATATTGGTACACCTAAAAGTTACAAAGAATGTCTTAACTTTTTTGAAAACAAATTAAAACCTAAAAAACAAAACTATTTTCAAAATAACTTAATAAACTTTTGTTTTCAATCACCAAATTTTTTTAAAGATAAATTAAATTTATACGAAACAAAAGAATTATCACCTAACAATATTCTTATTTCTTTTAGAGATATAGATAGCAATTTATCATCAAAAAAAATTTTTAATTTTGATAGTAATCAAACCGAATATAATTTTTCTTTTTTATTGTAA
- the rsmH gene encoding 16S rRNA (cytosine(1402)-N(4))-methyltransferase RsmH, which translates to MNNNFVHTTVLKKETVENILPSNNLISSLDNDKNNDLYFVDATIGGAGHSEYLIEFILNSQNYKQYNLNLIGFDQDIFALNFANEKLKKLKDKYSNLNYYLINKNFMYVKSVLENDFKNCKIHGLLADFGVSSPQLDISSRGFSMYHDGPIDMRMDTTLRESALDILLNYSEAELTRIFFEYGEEPKSRKLSKAIIEDRKIQRLPLQSTKELAEYIRRVLGYTNSRTHPATRAFQALRIEVNKELESIEKLLQDIPQIMHQYGKTAFISFHSLEDRLVKHAMRNWQKGKNLKENSKNKKDFHLPLHIQLHLEENNHKGFGKEIPRGGITVSQHEYECNVRSRSARLRCFEFSRNLEG; encoded by the coding sequence ATGAATAATAATTTTGTTCACACTACCGTTTTAAAAAAAGAAACTGTTGAGAATATATTGCCTAGTAATAACCTTATTTCATCTTTAGATAACGATAAAAATAATGATTTATATTTTGTCGATGCAACTATTGGTGGCGCTGGTCACTCAGAATACCTTATTGAATTTATTTTAAATTCTCAAAATTATAAGCAATATAACCTTAATTTAATTGGATTTGATCAAGATATATTTGCATTAAATTTTGCAAACGAAAAACTTAAAAAATTAAAAGACAAATATTCTAACTTAAATTATTATTTGATAAACAAAAACTTTATGTATGTTAAAAGCGTGCTCGAAAATGATTTTAAAAACTGTAAAATACACGGTTTATTAGCTGATTTTGGAGTCAGCTCTCCTCAACTAGATATAAGCAGCAGAGGATTTTCAATGTATCATGATGGCCCTATTGATATGCGCATGGATACAACATTAAGAGAGTCTGCATTAGATATTTTATTAAATTATTCAGAAGCAGAGCTTACAAGAATATTCTTTGAATATGGAGAAGAACCAAAATCAAGAAAACTATCTAAAGCAATTATTGAAGATCGAAAAATACAACGATTACCTTTACAAAGCACCAAAGAATTAGCCGAATACATTAGAAGAGTTTTAGGCTATACCAATAGCAGAACTCACCCTGCAACTAGAGCTTTTCAAGCACTTCGTATTGAAGTTAATAAAGAACTTGAATCTATTGAAAAGCTGCTTCAAGATATTCCTCAGATTATGCATCAATATGGCAAAACAGCATTTATTTCATTTCACTCCTTAGAGGATAGATTGGTAAAACATGCAATGAGAAACTGGCAAAAGGGAAAAAATCTCAAGGAAAACTCTAAAAATAAAAAAGATTTTCATTTGCCCTTGCATATTCAACTCCATTTAGAAGAAAATAATCATAAAGGATTTGGAAAAGAGATTCCAAGAGGCGGAATTACAGTTTCGCAACACGAATATGAATGCAATGTACGTTCTCGTTCGGCAAGACTACGTTGTTTTGAATTTTCACGAAACTTGGAGGGTTAG